A portion of the Natronococcus sp. AD-5 genome contains these proteins:
- a CDS encoding PAS domain S-box protein — protein MSTEPRVIYADSDAPAGVERALGDVGIPVDVVGTAADCLRRLSSTDCLVTAGVLPDATCVELCLQVRNRRPDVPIVVFPATGSEALAGAVVAAGADGYVPRSQGIETLSRRVSGLLSADDSARETADPVRENPSKRLELLVEQSPLAIIEWNLEFEAIGWNPAASELFGYAPQEALGRPALELIVADSDRADAADHFRSLADAGVPEGPSRNVNRNVRRDGSVITCEWFDVPLVDDGGEVVSVLSFGQDVSDELGRANALEALQETTQELMRAASVAEIAEIVVDATETVIDRSLAGIRFYDDETERLELAATTTRLERTTGALPPVGPGDGILWDAYERREPTVVDVASTELVPYEIDVPIENAIFHPLGNHGLLSIGSTGQHELDAADVHLVHALAATTEAALDRATRERELERAKTILEAVGDGIYVLDRDGRFVTVNDTMAEVTGYDRDELVGKHASTVLTEESLERGRRRVRTLVSADECFVTTAEVTIVTRTGERIPSEVNTTLLCADDELEGTVGIVRDISDRKRMERELVDRRAKIESLHEIASLLDDCERPDEIYELTVAAAEDVLNFDVCVVDRAVGEYLEKAALSSHIDDADFVERFHVEEGIAGKTYRNQRTYRFDEAEQSDEGVNDTDTYESLLSVPIGEHGVFQAASTKRDVFDRDDEELTELLLSHVSDRLDQLTSEAELKDERDRFVALFENVPDAVVSVRYRGAEPIVEAVNAAFERIFGYDESELVDEPLDEYLVPSDRTAEATAINRRVHEGEIIEAEIRRRTVDGLRDFMIRLVPIEVGESTSRAFGLYTDITEQKQRQKRVEILNRVLRHDLRNGMNIVDGCAEMLGEAVGDEHAEYATAIQDRAAELIDLAEKTRAVEHILERTPSGAGPIDVSAVVERTLSQFEREYPSTEIERSVPDGVFARADEYLEMALAQLLENAVEHHDGPVPTIEVTLRDRVDDGMVVLSVADDGPGVPDEERELLEEEREITQLRHASGLGLWLVDWVVTQSGGQLAFSNNEPRGTVVTLEVPRADSGAVASESD, from the coding sequence ATGAGCACGGAACCTCGCGTTATCTACGCCGATTCCGACGCGCCCGCTGGCGTCGAGCGCGCCCTCGGCGACGTCGGGATCCCGGTCGACGTCGTCGGGACGGCCGCCGACTGTCTACGGCGACTCTCGAGTACGGACTGTCTCGTGACGGCGGGCGTGCTGCCGGACGCGACCTGCGTCGAACTCTGTTTACAGGTTCGAAACCGTCGACCGGACGTTCCGATCGTCGTGTTTCCGGCGACCGGAAGCGAGGCGCTCGCCGGGGCGGTGGTCGCCGCCGGCGCCGACGGCTATGTCCCCCGCTCCCAGGGAATCGAGACGCTCTCGAGACGCGTTTCCGGGCTGCTTTCCGCCGACGATTCGGCGCGCGAAACGGCCGATCCGGTCCGGGAGAATCCGTCCAAACGGCTCGAGTTGCTCGTCGAACAGTCGCCGTTGGCGATCATCGAGTGGAACCTCGAGTTCGAGGCGATCGGCTGGAATCCGGCGGCGTCGGAGCTGTTCGGGTACGCGCCGCAGGAAGCGCTCGGTCGCCCCGCTCTCGAACTGATCGTCGCCGACTCGGACCGGGCGGACGCGGCCGACCACTTTCGGTCCCTGGCCGACGCCGGCGTTCCCGAAGGGCCGTCGCGGAACGTCAACCGCAACGTCCGCAGGGACGGTTCCGTGATCACGTGCGAGTGGTTCGACGTGCCGCTGGTCGACGACGGCGGGGAGGTGGTCAGCGTGCTCTCGTTCGGGCAGGACGTCTCCGACGAACTCGGGCGTGCAAACGCGCTCGAGGCGCTCCAGGAGACGACCCAGGAACTCATGCGAGCCGCGTCGGTCGCCGAGATCGCCGAGATCGTCGTCGACGCGACCGAGACCGTGATCGACCGCTCGCTGGCCGGGATCCGATTCTACGACGACGAGACGGAGCGACTCGAACTCGCCGCGACGACGACCCGGCTCGAGCGCACCACCGGAGCGCTTCCGCCGGTCGGACCCGGCGACGGGATCCTCTGGGACGCCTACGAGCGCCGGGAACCGACCGTCGTCGACGTCGCCTCGACGGAACTGGTGCCCTACGAGATCGACGTCCCGATCGAGAACGCGATCTTCCACCCGCTCGGGAACCACGGGCTGCTGTCGATCGGCTCGACGGGGCAGCACGAGCTCGACGCCGCCGACGTCCATCTCGTCCACGCGCTCGCCGCGACGACGGAAGCGGCGCTCGACCGGGCGACGCGCGAACGCGAACTCGAGCGCGCGAAGACGATCCTCGAGGCGGTCGGCGACGGCATCTACGTCCTGGACCGCGACGGCCGCTTCGTCACGGTCAACGACACCATGGCGGAGGTGACCGGCTACGACCGGGACGAACTCGTCGGGAAACACGCCTCGACGGTTCTCACCGAGGAGAGCCTCGAGCGAGGCCGTAGACGGGTTCGAACGCTCGTTTCGGCCGACGAGTGCTTCGTCACGACGGCCGAAGTGACGATCGTCACGCGGACGGGAGAGCGGATCCCGAGCGAGGTCAACACGACGCTTCTGTGCGCGGACGACGAACTCGAGGGAACCGTCGGAATCGTCCGCGACATCAGCGACCGCAAGCGGATGGAGCGCGAACTCGTCGACCGGCGGGCGAAGATCGAGAGCCTCCACGAGATCGCGTCGCTGCTCGACGACTGCGAACGCCCCGACGAGATCTACGAACTGACGGTCGCGGCGGCGGAGGACGTTCTCAACTTCGACGTCTGCGTCGTCGATCGCGCGGTCGGTGAGTACCTCGAAAAAGCGGCGCTATCCTCGCACATCGACGACGCGGACTTCGTCGAACGGTTCCACGTCGAAGAGGGAATCGCCGGAAAGACCTATCGAAATCAACGAACCTACCGGTTCGACGAGGCCGAACAGTCCGACGAGGGGGTCAACGACACCGACACGTACGAGTCCCTCCTCAGCGTCCCGATCGGCGAGCACGGCGTCTTTCAGGCGGCGTCGACGAAACGGGACGTGTTCGACCGTGACGACGAGGAGCTGACCGAGCTGCTGCTCTCTCACGTCTCGGATCGACTCGACCAGTTGACGTCGGAAGCGGAACTCAAAGACGAACGCGACCGGTTCGTCGCGCTGTTCGAGAACGTCCCGGACGCGGTCGTCAGCGTGCGCTACCGCGGCGCCGAACCGATCGTCGAAGCGGTCAACGCCGCGTTCGAGCGCATCTTCGGCTACGACGAATCCGAGCTCGTCGACGAACCGCTGGACGAGTACCTCGTTCCGTCCGACAGAACCGCCGAGGCGACGGCGATCAACCGCCGCGTCCACGAGGGTGAAATCATCGAAGCCGAAATCAGGCGCCGGACCGTCGACGGTCTTCGCGATTTCATGATCCGACTCGTCCCGATCGAAGTCGGCGAGTCCACGAGTCGCGCGTTCGGACTCTACACCGACATCACCGAACAGAAACAGCGCCAGAAACGCGTCGAGATCCTCAATCGCGTGTTGCGCCACGACCTGCGCAACGGGATGAACATCGTCGACGGCTGCGCCGAGATGCTCGGCGAAGCCGTCGGCGACGAGCACGCCGAATACGCGACGGCGATCCAGGACCGGGCCGCCGAACTCATCGACCTCGCGGAAAAGACACGCGCCGTCGAACACATCCTCGAGCGAACGCCCAGCGGCGCGGGACCGATCGACGTCTCCGCGGTGGTCGAACGAACGCTCTCCCAATTCGAGCGCGAGTATCCGAGCACCGAAATCGAACGCTCCGTTCCGGACGGCGTCTTCGCGCGCGCCGACGAGTACCTCGAGATGGCGCTCGCTCAACTGCTCGAGAACGCGGTCGAACACCACGACGGACCCGTCCCGACGATCGAGGTGACGCTTCGCGACCGGGTGGACGACGGGATGGTCGTCCTGTCGGTCGCCGACGACGGGCCCGGCGTCCCCGACGAAGAACGAGAACTGCTCGAAGAGGAACGCGAGATCACCCAGCTCCGCCACGCCAGCGGACTCGGTCTCTGGCTGGTCGACTGGGTCGTCACGCAGTCAGGCGGCCAGCTCGCGTTTTCGAACAACGAGCCGCGCGGCACCGTCGTCACGCTCGAGGTGCCGCGAGCCGACTCAGGCGCGGTCGCGTCCGAATCCGACTGA
- a CDS encoding metallophosphoesterase — protein MSEDADEPVYYVISDLHIGGDEQLEKVDFLEELLGFLERLEATDEEAELIINGDMFGLWEFTELEGVEKFDELAETYPSLFEQLRATGESVPITLLPGNHDHELAAYDEYVERLDAYNVDLVLAESITRPVGDRTIHFEHGHQQDPNNRIEDFGNPHATPLGYFYNTHVTSRAGRLSDRGRYNWLKDVQAVTPTERMPNWLASKYFYREMNPLLRYATVPFLFLFNVSVVLAVFAGLDLAGVWTMPVDAADAFLARFGLAGAAVHLLLVINTAVAGLLLLVGIPLFLFVRDLRKTIDRFGVVETDLTVDPEQPYREAAREVFADRPETAIFCYGHTHRPSMVDVDGRLLVNTGTWLKRLHRRDVVAGHLPPVFYPSYQLCVVRIASGDEGVVVEYEEIEKPSPTAEELTLTERLLTLGREPNPKLPGRAVVESDAPESTADVLE, from the coding sequence ATGAGCGAGGACGCCGACGAACCGGTCTACTACGTGATCAGCGATCTCCACATCGGCGGCGACGAACAACTCGAGAAGGTCGACTTCTTGGAAGAGTTGCTCGGGTTCCTCGAGCGACTGGAGGCGACCGACGAGGAGGCGGAGCTGATCATCAACGGCGACATGTTCGGACTCTGGGAGTTCACCGAGCTCGAGGGGGTGGAGAAGTTCGACGAGCTGGCGGAGACGTATCCGTCGCTGTTCGAACAGCTTCGCGCGACCGGCGAATCCGTTCCGATCACGCTGCTCCCCGGCAATCACGACCACGAACTCGCCGCCTACGACGAGTACGTCGAGCGCCTCGACGCGTACAACGTCGATCTCGTCCTGGCGGAGTCGATCACCCGGCCGGTCGGCGATCGAACGATTCACTTCGAGCACGGACACCAGCAGGATCCCAACAATCGGATCGAAGACTTCGGCAACCCGCACGCGACGCCGCTGGGCTACTTTTACAATACGCACGTGACGAGTCGAGCCGGGCGGCTCTCCGATCGGGGGCGGTACAACTGGTTGAAGGACGTCCAAGCGGTGACCCCCACCGAGCGGATGCCGAACTGGCTCGCTTCGAAGTACTTCTACCGCGAGATGAACCCTCTGCTGCGGTACGCCACGGTCCCGTTCCTGTTTCTGTTCAACGTCAGCGTCGTCCTCGCGGTTTTCGCGGGACTCGACTTGGCCGGCGTCTGGACGATGCCGGTCGACGCGGCCGACGCGTTCCTCGCTCGGTTCGGCCTGGCCGGCGCGGCCGTCCACCTGCTTCTCGTGATCAACACGGCGGTCGCCGGACTGCTGTTGCTCGTGGGCATCCCCCTGTTTCTCTTCGTCAGGGACCTCAGGAAGACGATCGATCGGTTCGGCGTCGTCGAAACCGATCTCACGGTCGATCCGGAGCAGCCGTACCGGGAGGCCGCCCGCGAGGTCTTCGCCGACCGTCCGGAGACGGCGATCTTCTGCTACGGCCACACGCACCGGCCGTCGATGGTGGACGTCGACGGAAGGCTGCTCGTCAACACCGGGACCTGGCTGAAGCGGCTCCACCGCCGGGACGTCGTCGCCGGACACCTCCCGCCGGTCTTTTACCCGTCGTACCAGCTGTGCGTCGTTCGCATCGCGTCCGGCGACGAGGGCGTCGTCGTCGAGTACGAGGAAATCGAGAAACCGAGTCCGACCGCGGAGGAACTCACCCTGACCGAGCGACTTCTCACGCTGGGTCGGGAACCGAACCCCAAACTCCCCGGGCGGGCGGTCGTCGAGAGCGACGCGCCCGAGTCCACTGCGGACGTACTCGAGTGA
- a CDS encoding FAD/NAD(P)-binding protein, with the protein MFECAIVGGGIHGTYLVQRLLEDTDLRREDVRLVDPNERLLASFRRKARACEMEAMRSTFVHHVGTEPFGLESFAEARDREDELLPTPGYPRRPSLSLFLDYAEYVIDGRDLESLHRRAAVETIEECGDGGDGIVLETTDGSIRARSCVLAIGRGGRYRTPDWADGIDAITHVWDGFDPDASAGETVVVGGGVTAARLATCLADRESVTLLSRRGLEVAAIEADPRWINWNHVERRLHRHPPGSRARAETVREARNDATIPPTLFDRLGEAVEDGGLTIRTDEVRFAHPIDDRVRLLPADGGCLSADRVALATGFAPVFSHPFVDRVAGELGLEWGYRGMPVLDDETLAWRRTDGGRSSVFVTGALAAGTVGPFAGNVAGARRAADRMAAPIAAGETLLPAD; encoded by the coding sequence ATGTTCGAGTGCGCCATCGTCGGCGGCGGCATCCACGGCACCTACCTCGTCCAGCGCCTGCTCGAGGACACCGACCTCCGACGCGAGGACGTCCGGCTTGTCGATCCGAACGAACGCCTGCTGGCCTCGTTCCGGCGCAAGGCGCGGGCCTGCGAGATGGAGGCGATGCGATCGACGTTCGTTCACCACGTCGGCACCGAGCCGTTCGGGCTCGAGAGCTTCGCCGAGGCTCGCGACCGGGAGGACGAACTCCTGCCGACGCCGGGCTACCCGCGACGGCCGTCGCTGTCGCTCTTCCTCGACTACGCCGAGTACGTGATCGACGGCCGCGACCTCGAGTCGCTGCACCGACGAGCGGCGGTCGAGACGATCGAGGAGTGCGGAGACGGAGGCGACGGGATCGTCCTCGAGACGACCGACGGATCGATCCGCGCCCGATCCTGCGTGCTGGCGATCGGCCGCGGCGGCCGCTACCGAACCCCCGACTGGGCCGACGGAATCGACGCGATCACCCACGTCTGGGACGGGTTCGATCCCGACGCGAGCGCCGGCGAGACGGTCGTCGTCGGCGGCGGCGTCACCGCCGCCCGGCTGGCGACCTGTCTCGCCGACCGGGAGTCGGTGACCCTGCTCTCGAGACGCGGACTCGAGGTGGCGGCCATCGAGGCCGATCCCCGCTGGATCAACTGGAATCACGTCGAGCGCCGCCTCCACCGCCACCCGCCGGGCTCTCGAGCGCGGGCCGAAACCGTCCGCGAGGCGCGCAACGACGCCACGATCCCGCCGACGCTGTTCGATCGGCTCGGGGAGGCGGTTGAGGACGGCGGACTGACGATCCGCACCGACGAGGTTCGATTCGCCCACCCGATCGACGACCGCGTGCGGCTCCTACCGGCCGATGGCGGTTGTCTCTCCGCCGATCGCGTCGCGCTCGCGACCGGCTTCGCGCCCGTCTTCTCCCACCCGTTCGTCGACCGCGTCGCGGGCGAACTCGGCCTCGAGTGGGGTTACCGGGGAATGCCGGTGCTCGACGACGAGACGCTGGCGTGGCGTCGAACCGACGGCGGGCGATCGTCGGTGTTCGTCACCGGCGCGCTGGCGGCCGGGACCGTCGGTCCCTTCGCGGGGAACGTCGCCGGCGCGCGGCGGGCCGCCGATCGGATGGCGGCGCCGATCGCCGCCGGCGAGACGCTGCTGCCGGCCGACTGA
- the purQ gene encoding phosphoribosylformylglycinamidine synthase I: MTVSIVRFGGSNCDRDAARALEHLGIDAEIVWHEDGLPAETTGIVLPGGFSYGDYLRAGAMAARSPIVAEVREAAADGTPVLGVCNGAQIGCESGLTEGAFTTNESARFQCERVSLRVERADTPWTAAYDEGEVIEVPIAHGEGRYEIDDDRLAELEAENRVLFRYCDESGETGPDVNPNGSKHNVAGVLGERDTVAVLMPHPERAALPDVGPTDGQGILRGFESVEDGV, from the coding sequence GTGACGGTCTCGATTGTTCGCTTCGGCGGCTCGAACTGCGACCGCGACGCCGCGCGCGCCCTCGAGCACCTCGGCATCGACGCCGAGATCGTCTGGCACGAGGACGGCCTCCCGGCGGAGACGACGGGCATCGTGCTGCCGGGCGGCTTCTCCTACGGCGACTACCTGCGCGCCGGCGCGATGGCCGCGCGCTCGCCCATCGTGGCCGAGGTACGCGAGGCCGCCGCCGACGGGACGCCGGTTCTCGGCGTCTGCAACGGCGCCCAGATCGGCTGCGAGTCGGGGCTCACCGAGGGCGCGTTCACGACGAACGAGAGCGCCCGGTTCCAGTGCGAGCGGGTCTCCCTGCGCGTCGAGCGCGCCGACACGCCCTGGACGGCCGCCTACGACGAGGGCGAGGTCATCGAGGTGCCGATCGCCCACGGGGAGGGCCGCTACGAGATCGACGACGATCGGCTGGCCGAACTCGAGGCCGAGAACCGCGTCCTGTTCCGGTACTGCGACGAGTCCGGCGAAACGGGGCCGGACGTGAATCCGAACGGCTCCAAGCACAACGTCGCCGGCGTGCTCGGCGAGCGAGACACCGTCGCGGTGCTGATGCCCCACCCCGAACGCGCCGCGTTGCCGGACGTCGGACCGACGGACGGCCAGGGGATCCTCCGCGGCTTCGAGTCTGTCGAGGACGGCGTCTGA
- the purS gene encoding phosphoribosylformylglycinamidine synthase subunit PurS, translating to MTAYTATVTVRLKRGVLDPEAETTKRALERLDFELEALRSADRFEIDLDAASADAARERADEMAERLLANPTIHDYDVEVDER from the coding sequence ATGACGGCCTACACCGCGACGGTGACGGTTCGACTCAAACGCGGCGTCCTCGACCCCGAAGCGGAGACGACGAAGCGGGCCTTAGAGCGCCTGGACTTCGAACTCGAGGCGCTGCGCTCGGCCGACCGCTTCGAGATCGACCTCGACGCCGCGTCCGCCGACGCCGCCCGCGAGCGCGCGGACGAGATGGCGGAGCGACTGCTCGCGAACCCGACCATCCACGACTACGACGTGGAGGTCGACGAACGGTAG
- a CDS encoding GYD domain-containing protein — MPTYISLIEWTRDGIENVTDSPDRLDDAKELAESFDGELTDFYLTFGEYDLVSVGEFPDDESYAQFVLTVASKGAVSTTTLKAFPEDEYREIIAGISG, encoded by the coding sequence ATGCCAACGTACATCAGCCTCATCGAATGGACACGAGACGGAATCGAGAACGTCACGGACAGCCCCGATCGACTCGACGACGCAAAGGAACTCGCCGAGTCGTTCGACGGTGAACTCACCGACTTCTATCTCACGTTCGGAGAGTACGACCTCGTCTCAGTCGGCGAATTCCCTGACGACGAGTCGTACGCTCAGTTCGTGCTTACGGTAGCGAGCAAGGGCGCCGTGAGCACTACGACGCTCAAAGCCTTTCCCGAAGACGAGTACCGAGAAATCATCGCAGGAATTTCCGGGTAG